Proteins from one Rhodothermales bacterium genomic window:
- a CDS encoding iron ABC transporter permease produces MSRVVAGYAGLILACVATVIAALGLGHSGVTAGQVSEVLWRHLTLDPSPAPNAVADQIVWLIRLPRLVLALAIGGGLAVVGIAMQTLVRNPLPAPYILRPSRGASAGASLFYLGFLPPILSLHLSLPLAAFLGGLMTMGVVYFVAREDGDVSVVRLLLAGVAMSALMGALSAFATFASPELEKMKTVMFWLLGSLAGARWGDLGLPVVASVGSAAVLMALARPLDALLLGDEAAASLGVPVRRLKQVLLVLAAFVTGSLVAAAGAIGFVGLIVPHAVRSLIGVPHRRLVPACFLAGALFLTWADTAARLLLYPTELPIGIVTALCGVPFFLYLIRRKGYRFG; encoded by the coding sequence ATGAGCCGGGTCGTCGCCGGCTATGCCGGGCTCATCCTTGCCTGCGTCGCGACCGTAATCGCCGCGCTCGGGCTCGGGCACAGCGGCGTCACGGCCGGCCAGGTGAGTGAGGTGCTCTGGCGTCACCTCACCCTCGATCCTTCCCCCGCACCCAACGCCGTCGCCGACCAGATCGTGTGGCTCATCCGCCTTCCCCGGCTTGTGCTGGCGCTGGCGATAGGCGGTGGTCTCGCCGTAGTGGGAATCGCCATGCAGACGCTCGTACGCAACCCCCTCCCCGCGCCGTACATCCTCCGGCCGTCGCGCGGCGCGTCGGCCGGCGCGTCGTTGTTTTATCTGGGATTCCTCCCCCCGATCCTTTCCCTGCACCTCTCGCTCCCGCTGGCCGCGTTTCTGGGGGGATTGATGACCATGGGCGTTGTTTACTTCGTGGCCCGGGAGGATGGCGACGTATCCGTCGTGCGGCTGCTGCTGGCCGGCGTGGCGATGTCCGCCCTGATGGGCGCGCTCAGCGCGTTCGCCACGTTCGCTTCGCCGGAGTTGGAGAAGATGAAAACCGTGATGTTCTGGCTACTCGGCTCGCTGGCCGGCGCGCGCTGGGGAGATCTCGGCCTGCCCGTGGTGGCCTCCGTTGGCAGCGCCGCGGTGTTGATGGCCCTCGCGCGTCCGCTGGATGCCTTGTTGCTGGGCGACGAGGCGGCGGCGAGCCTCGGGGTACCCGTCCGCCGCCTCAAGCAGGTGCTGCTGGTGCTGGCCGCGTTTGTCACCGGCAGCCTGGTCGCCGCCGCCGGCGCCATCGGGTTTGTGGGACTCATCGTGCCGCATGCCGTCCGCTCCCTCATCGGCGTGCCCCACCGCCGGCTGGTGCCGGCGTGTTTCCTGGCCGGCGCGTTGTTCCTCACCTGGGCGGACACCGCCGCGCGCCTCCTCCTCTACCCCACCGAGCTGCCCATTGGCATCGTCACCGCCCTGTGCGGCGTCCCGTTTTTCCTGTATTTGATCCGCCGGAAGGGGTATCGG
- a CDS encoding helical backbone metal receptor: MPRPLFFLASLIALAGISACQPAAPPAPVSALVDDIGVPLPAAQPLRIVPLAPNITELLYALGAGDRVVGVSVADDYPPAIEGLPRFSSLPMDFEALAALRPDLLVAATQVNNPRDAELFASLGIPIAYFDFDEVADVFRVMRTLGAALGLQASADSAAARLEADYGEIRRLTASADTRPSVVFLIGSDPLFAFGRGSYVHDMIDAAGGRSLTAEIDTPAPTLSEEFVLTAAPDVIAGTLREGASAELARLYPSWRLTPALRDGRIYRFAPSLFLRPGPRLVEGARQLARQLHPDIFARLDGAGS, encoded by the coding sequence ATGCCTCGACCCCTGTTTTTCCTCGCCTCCCTGATCGCGCTCGCGGGGATCTCGGCGTGCCAGCCCGCTGCCCCGCCGGCGCCGGTGTCCGCGCTCGTCGACGACATCGGTGTCCCGCTGCCGGCCGCCCAGCCGCTGCGGATCGTCCCACTCGCCCCCAACATCACCGAACTCCTCTACGCCCTTGGCGCCGGCGACCGCGTGGTGGGCGTGAGCGTGGCGGACGACTACCCGCCGGCCATCGAGGGCCTGCCCCGCTTCAGCTCGCTCCCCATGGATTTCGAGGCGCTCGCCGCGCTCCGGCCCGACCTGCTCGTCGCCGCCACCCAGGTCAACAATCCCCGCGACGCCGAGCTGTTTGCGTCCCTCGGCATCCCGATCGCGTATTTCGACTTCGACGAGGTGGCCGATGTCTTCCGCGTCATGCGCACCCTCGGCGCCGCACTGGGCCTTCAGGCCTCGGCGGACTCCGCCGCGGCGCGGCTGGAAGCGGATTACGGGGAGATCCGACGCCTCACCGCCTCCGCCGATACCCGCCCCTCCGTCGTGTTCCTCATCGGCTCCGATCCCCTCTTTGCCTTCGGCCGGGGCAGCTACGTGCACGACATGATCGACGCCGCCGGCGGACGCAGCCTCACGGCCGAGATCGACACCCCCGCACCGACGCTCAGCGAAGAGTTTGTCCTCACCGCCGCGCCAGATGTCATCGCCGGGACACTGAGGGAAGGGGCGAGCGCCGAATTGGCCCGCCTGTACCCGTCCTGGCGGCTCACGCCGGCCCTCCGCGACGGCCGGATCTACCGCTTCGCGCCCTCGTTATTCCTGCGCCCCGGGCCGCGGCTCGTCGAGGGCGCCCGCCAGCTTGCCCGGCAGCTCCACCCGGACATATTCGCGCGTCTGGACGGCGCGGGATCATGA